The Neisseria yangbaofengii genome contains a region encoding:
- the putP gene encoding sodium/proline symporter PutP, whose product MNPMYITFGLYLVAVLLIGLAAYFSTRNFDDYILGGRSLGPYVTAMSAGASDMSGWLLMGLPGAIYAVGLSEAWIAIGLTIGAWLNWLFVSGRLRIHTEYANNALTLPDYFFHRFGAKGQAMKVISAIIILFFFTIYCASGVVAGARLFQSLFEGMSYETAIWLGAGATIAYTFIGGFLAVSWTDTVQATLMLFALILTPVMVYLSLGGAEEMSAAVQAVAATTGQEYGSLFAGTTFLGIVSTAAWGLGYFGQPHILARFMAAENVKSLTSARRIGMTWMIICLGGAVAVGYFGIAYFGGHSEQVAAMEGNNERVFIALATLLFNPWIAGVILSAILAAVMSTLSCQLLVCSSAITEDFYKGFLRPGAEQKELVWVGRIMVLAVAVIAILIAGNPDSKVLGLVSYAWAGFGAAFGPVVILSVFWKRMTANGALWGMIAGAVVVVLWAEFANPALKAAGLPTMYEIVPGFIVCWLVTYIVSLMDKEPSREIIEKFEKADADYHAAN is encoded by the coding sequence ATGAATCCCATGTATATCACGTTTGGTTTATACCTTGTGGCGGTGCTGCTGATTGGCTTGGCCGCTTATTTTTCTACCCGCAACTTCGATGACTATATTCTCGGAGGCCGAAGCTTGGGCCCTTATGTGACGGCGATGTCGGCCGGTGCATCCGATATGTCGGGTTGGCTGCTGATGGGTTTGCCGGGCGCCATTTACGCGGTCGGTTTGAGCGAGGCTTGGATTGCCATCGGCCTGACCATCGGCGCATGGCTGAACTGGCTGTTTGTGTCCGGCCGTTTGCGCATACACACTGAATATGCCAATAACGCCTTGACTCTGCCTGATTATTTTTTCCACCGCTTCGGCGCCAAAGGCCAGGCGATGAAAGTGATTTCCGCGATTATTATTCTGTTTTTCTTCACCATTTACTGCGCATCGGGCGTGGTGGCCGGTGCGCGTTTGTTCCAAAGCCTGTTTGAAGGCATGAGCTACGAAACCGCCATTTGGCTGGGTGCGGGTGCGACCATTGCCTACACCTTTATCGGCGGCTTTTTGGCGGTAAGCTGGACGGATACCGTACAAGCAACCCTGATGCTGTTTGCCCTGATTCTGACTCCGGTGATGGTGTATTTGAGCTTGGGCGGTGCGGAAGAAATGAGCGCGGCAGTGCAAGCCGTAGCCGCGACCACCGGCCAAGAATACGGCAGCCTGTTTGCCGGAACCACCTTCTTGGGCATTGTTTCCACCGCCGCATGGGGCTTGGGCTACTTCGGCCAACCGCACATTTTGGCGCGCTTTATGGCGGCTGAAAATGTGAAATCCCTTACCAGTGCCCGCCGCATCGGCATGACATGGATGATTATCTGTCTTGGCGGTGCCGTTGCCGTCGGCTATTTCGGTATTGCCTATTTCGGCGGTCATTCTGAACAAGTGGCCGCGATGGAAGGCAACAACGAACGCGTATTCATCGCCTTGGCAACATTACTCTTCAACCCATGGATTGCCGGCGTGATTTTGAGCGCGATTTTGGCGGCGGTAATGTCCACCTTGTCATGCCAATTGCTGGTGTGCTCAAGCGCGATTACCGAAGACTTCTACAAAGGCTTCCTGCGCCCTGGTGCCGAACAAAAAGAATTGGTATGGGTCGGCCGCATCATGGTATTGGCCGTGGCTGTGATTGCCATTCTGATTGCCGGTAATCCGGACAGCAAAGTCTTGGGTTTGGTATCTTACGCATGGGCAGGCTTCGGTGCCGCGTTTGGTCCGGTGGTGATCTTATCGGTATTCTGGAAACGCATGACTGCCAACGGCGCATTATGGGGCATGATTGCCGGTGCCGTTGTGGTGGTATTATGGGCTGAATTCGCCAATCCGGCACTCAAAGCCGCCGGTTTGCCGACCATGTACGAAATTGTTCCCGGCTTTATTGTTTGCTGGCTGGTGACCTACATCGTGTCACTGATGGACAAAGAGCCTAGCCGAGAAATCATTGAAAAATTCGAAAAAGCTGATGCCGATTACCATGCAGCAAACTGA
- the cas3 gene encoding CRISPR-associated helicase Cas3': MVQICNGKTIYHAHSAENLPESQWQTLSGHLSQVGEMAAGFAGFFGAGEIARYTGQLHDLGKYTEAFDKRLHGGPSVDHATAGAKIAADRWGAAGKLMAFCIAGHHAGLANGDGEGDNRRTLAQRLALAFGKDIPDLDPVWQQEIALPEKLPAPPLKADAHHKSFSYAFFTRMLYSCLVDADFLDTEAFYASAENKAIQRGGHPDLNALQQRFNAFIESFRRPAEQAPATQAEQRRAALNRLRSHILDHAVAQAGEQPGLFTLTVPTGGGKTFTSMAFALEHARRHGMRRVIYVIPFTSIIEQNAAEFRKAFGDLGEAAVLEHHSTFDDSKLKDRHSKDKLRQASENWDMPVVVTTAVQFFESLFADRSSRCRKLHNIAGSVIILDEAQMLPLNLLLPVMQAIKELARNYRCSVVMCTATQPAVQAEHGFYRGFENVREIAPNPTALFEQLRRTTVQHIGQQTDADLLEKLGQHRQILIIVNNRRHARSLYDSAKQFDGVFHLTTLMCAKHRSQMLETIRGRLKNGESCRVIATSLIEAGVDVDFPLVMRAEAGLDSVAQAAGRCNREGKRLPEESFVWIFQPEAQWKAPAELGLLSGVMRSVVRQHASDLLSVEAITDYFSEVYQLKGAELDWRQILAMHHNAGSSLNFPFQTIAAKFRMIETHMQPLIIPFDDEAERLIDSLRHADQIGSLLRKLQPYTVQIPESALNALLKAGRIEAINEHTFGKQFYSLIGLDLYDEVAGLSWEDEGFLKAERLIL, translated from the coding sequence ATGGTGCAAATCTGTAATGGCAAAACGATCTATCACGCCCATTCGGCTGAAAATCTTCCCGAATCTCAATGGCAAACCTTAAGCGGCCATCTTTCCCAAGTCGGCGAGATGGCGGCGGGGTTTGCCGGTTTTTTTGGTGCGGGGGAAATCGCCCGATATACCGGGCAGCTGCACGATTTGGGCAAATATACGGAAGCGTTCGATAAACGGTTGCACGGTGGCCCTTCTGTTGATCACGCTACGGCGGGAGCCAAAATTGCGGCCGATCGCTGGGGCGCAGCAGGCAAGCTGATGGCTTTCTGTATTGCCGGCCACCATGCCGGTTTAGCCAACGGCGATGGCGAGGGTGATAACCGCCGCACCTTGGCGCAACGCCTTGCCTTGGCTTTCGGCAAAGACATTCCCGATCTTGATCCCGTTTGGCAACAGGAAATCGCTCTGCCGGAAAAGCTGCCCGCACCACCCTTGAAGGCCGATGCCCATCACAAATCGTTTTCCTATGCCTTCTTTACCCGCATGCTGTATTCCTGCCTGGTAGATGCCGATTTTCTCGATACCGAAGCCTTTTATGCTTCTGCTGAAAACAAAGCCATACAACGCGGCGGCCATCCCGATTTAAACGCCTTACAACAGCGCTTCAACGCCTTTATTGAATCTTTCAGACGGCCTGCCGAGCAGGCTCCGGCGACCCAAGCCGAACAACGCCGCGCCGCGCTTAACCGTCTGCGCAGCCACATTCTCGACCATGCCGTCGCCCAAGCGGGTGAGCAGCCTGGTCTGTTTACCCTTACTGTGCCCACCGGCGGCGGTAAAACCTTCACCTCGATGGCGTTTGCCTTGGAACACGCCAGACGCCACGGTATGCGCCGCGTGATTTACGTCATTCCCTTTACCAGCATCATCGAGCAAAACGCCGCCGAATTCCGCAAAGCCTTCGGCGATTTGGGTGAAGCCGCCGTATTGGAACACCACAGCACCTTCGACGACAGCAAGCTCAAAGACCGGCACAGCAAAGACAAGCTGCGCCAAGCCTCCGAAAACTGGGATATGCCCGTGGTGGTAACCACCGCCGTGCAGTTTTTCGAATCGCTGTTTGCCGACCGCTCCTCGCGCTGCCGCAAGCTGCACAATATCGCCGGCAGCGTGATTATTCTCGATGAAGCGCAAATGCTGCCGCTCAACCTGCTGCTGCCCGTGATGCAGGCCATCAAAGAGCTGGCGCGAAACTACCGTTGCAGCGTGGTGATGTGCACCGCCACCCAGCCCGCCGTGCAGGCCGAACACGGTTTTTACCGCGGCTTTGAAAACGTACGCGAAATTGCCCCGAATCCGACCGCACTTTTCGAACAACTGCGCCGAACCACCGTACAACATATCGGCCAGCAAACCGATGCCGACCTATTGGAAAAGCTCGGGCAACACCGGCAAATACTCATCATCGTCAACAACCGCCGCCACGCCCGCAGCCTGTATGACAGCGCCAAACAGTTTGACGGCGTGTTCCACCTTACCACCCTGATGTGCGCCAAACACCGCAGCCAAATGCTGGAAACCATCCGAGGCCGTCTGAAAAACGGCGAATCCTGCCGCGTGATTGCCACTTCTTTAATCGAAGCAGGCGTAGATGTCGATTTCCCGCTGGTGATGCGCGCCGAAGCAGGGCTGGATTCCGTCGCCCAAGCCGCCGGACGCTGCAACCGTGAAGGCAAAAGGCTGCCTGAAGAGAGCTTTGTCTGGATATTCCAGCCCGAAGCGCAATGGAAAGCCCCCGCTGAACTCGGACTGCTCTCCGGCGTGATGCGCTCTGTAGTGCGGCAGCATGCTAGCGATTTACTGTCTGTGGAGGCTATTACTGATTACTTTAGCGAGGTCTACCAGCTCAAAGGTGCCGAGCTGGACTGGCGCCAAATCCTCGCCATGCACCACAACGCAGGCAGCAGCCTCAACTTTCCCTTTCAAACCATCGCGGCAAAGTTCCGCATGATCGAAACCCATATGCAGCCGCTCATCATCCCGTTCGACGATGAAGCAGAACGTCTGATCGACAGCCTACGCCACGCCGACCAAATCGGCAGCCTGTTGCGCAAACTCCAGCCCTACACCGTGCAAATCCCCGAAAGCGCGTTAAATGCCTTGCTGAAAGCCGGACGCATCGAAGCCATCAACGAACACACTTTCGGCAAGCAGTTTTACAGCCTGATTGGGTTGGATTTGTATGATGAAGTGGCGGGGTTGAGTTGGGAGGATGAAGGGTTTTTAAAGGCGGAGAGATTGATTTTATAA
- a CDS encoding ComEC/Rec2 family competence protein: MNDFFEIDFLDVEAAKSGDAITIRYCKNGVQSIHVVDGGFKGPEDGEGTGDKVIQHIKKYYGTNKINRVVVTHPDGDHAGGLRKVLENCEVDELWMLKPWDYTDELIERFARLRSEERLADKLKECYPNIAALEEIANRRGIPIKTPFQGAKIGEFTVLAPTKDRYLDLIEQSKKTPEVKSAQESLARLSAVLESVKNFVRAAWGDENLSSEPTSAENNMSIVQYAELNNQKIMLTGDAGREALEEAKNYLVDNLYVSLPGIDYFQVPHHGSRRNISSELLDEICGSKLPLWEKGTKNFTAVISSAKEDKNHPRKAVVRALIHRGASVLTTEGATLRCSRAAPARDGWVSATPESYPEDQED; the protein is encoded by the coding sequence ATGAATGATTTTTTTGAAATAGATTTTTTAGATGTTGAAGCTGCAAAAAGTGGGGATGCTATTACTATTCGTTATTGTAAGAATGGAGTGCAGTCTATACATGTTGTAGATGGTGGATTTAAAGGTCCTGAAGATGGGGAAGGTACAGGAGATAAGGTCATTCAGCACATTAAGAAATACTACGGAACCAATAAAATTAATCGAGTAGTTGTAACACACCCTGATGGAGATCATGCTGGCGGTTTACGAAAGGTTCTAGAGAATTGCGAAGTTGATGAATTGTGGATGCTTAAGCCTTGGGATTATACTGATGAATTAATTGAACGATTTGCCAGATTACGCAGTGAAGAACGATTAGCTGATAAACTGAAAGAATGTTATCCAAATATAGCAGCATTAGAAGAAATTGCTAATCGTAGGGGGATTCCTATTAAAACGCCTTTTCAAGGTGCGAAAATTGGGGAGTTTACTGTTCTCGCTCCAACAAAGGACAGATACCTTGATTTAATTGAGCAATCCAAGAAAACTCCCGAAGTTAAATCTGCGCAAGAAAGTTTGGCTAGGTTGTCAGCAGTACTTGAATCTGTTAAGAATTTTGTCCGTGCAGCATGGGGAGATGAAAATCTCTCAAGCGAACCGACTAGTGCGGAAAATAACATGAGTATTGTTCAATATGCTGAATTAAATAATCAGAAGATTATGCTAACAGGAGATGCTGGACGTGAAGCATTAGAAGAAGCTAAAAATTATTTAGTTGATAATTTATATGTTTCTCTTCCCGGTATTGATTATTTTCAAGTTCCTCACCATGGTTCTCGAAGAAATATCTCTTCCGAATTACTTGATGAAATTTGTGGTTCTAAATTGCCTTTATGGGAAAAAGGGACAAAGAATTTTACTGCGGTAATTAGTTCGGCTAAAGAGGATAAAAATCATCCTCGGAAAGCTGTTGTAAGAGCCCTAATACATCGTGGAGCATCAGTGCTTACAACTGAAGGGGCAACTCTACGTTGTTCTAGAGCGGCCCCTGCTAGAGATGGATGGGTGTCTGCAACTCCAGAGAGCTACCCTGAAGATCAAGAAGACTGA
- the cas5c gene encoding type I-C CRISPR-associated protein Cas5c: MNRVRLHIWGDYACFTRPEMKVERVSYDVITPSAARGVLAAVHWKPAIRWVIDRIYVLKPIRFESVRRNELGGKISESKVSGAMRRKSVEGLYTLIDDDRQQRAATVLKDVGYVIEAHAVLTAKAGRDDTITKHIEMFKRRALKGQCFQQPCMGVREFPAHFAWVDDNGVFPESCLFESEANRDLGWMLHDIDFDHGNLPKFFRAEMKNGVIEVPPFYAEEVKA, translated from the coding sequence ATGAATCGGGTACGCCTACACATTTGGGGCGATTACGCCTGTTTTACCCGTCCGGAAATGAAGGTGGAGCGGGTGTCTTACGATGTCATCACGCCGTCGGCGGCACGCGGGGTGTTGGCGGCGGTGCATTGGAAGCCGGCTATCCGCTGGGTGATTGACCGCATTTATGTATTGAAGCCGATCCGTTTTGAATCGGTTCGGCGTAATGAATTGGGCGGCAAGATTTCGGAGAGCAAGGTCAGCGGGGCGATGCGGCGCAAGAGCGTGGAGGGTTTGTACACGCTGATTGACGACGACCGCCAACAGCGCGCGGCGACGGTGCTGAAAGATGTGGGTTATGTGATTGAAGCCCATGCGGTGCTGACGGCTAAAGCGGGCAGGGACGATACGATTACCAAGCATATCGAAATGTTTAAGCGGCGGGCGCTAAAGGGGCAGTGTTTCCAGCAGCCGTGCATGGGCGTGCGCGAGTTTCCGGCGCATTTTGCCTGGGTGGACGATAACGGCGTTTTCCCTGAATCATGCCTGTTTGAAAGCGAAGCCAACCGTGATTTAGGCTGGATGTTGCACGATATTGATTTCGACCATGGCAATCTGCCGAAATTTTTCCGTGCCGAAATGAAAAACGGGGTAATCGAAGTGCCGCCGTTTTACGCTGAGGAGGTGAAAGCATGA
- the cas8c gene encoding type I-C CRISPR-associated protein Cas8c/Csd1, with the protein MILASLACYYRRLATQNDDFGNPKVPPYGFSEEKIGWILVLDKEGRLQDAVPNLTADKKPQPKLMSVPRPEKRTSGVKPNFLWDKTAYALGVEANKDKAQAKTEPVVPSEKNFEAFRQYHLELLQHEQDEGLQALYRFLQHWQPAQFADYPCLSETPDANVVFALDKPSALIHKREAAQTLWAGRLKSDEAEQGLCLISGEEAPIARLHPAIKGVFGGQSSGGSIISFNKESFASFGKEQGANAPVSEVSAFAYTTALNYLLRRENGHCLTIGDASTVFWAEAADSETAAAAEDFFADIMTPPDDEQQSQKVFGILEQIAKGRPLQEIAPDLSPDTRFYILGLAPNAARISIRFWLDTTFGQLAVNMARYRQDLKIEPPAWRGKDPSVWRILLETTPKRKGADGRLKKSDSKDIPPQLAGEYMRSILTGRPYPKTMLSRMIGRIRSDGHITGLRVAVIKAVLNRNNLHTQEISMEVNSQKDNIKLPVGLNKDETDIPYRLGRLFAVLEVAQASALGNLNATVRDKFYGSASTSPQYVFPRLLENYNNHIAVLRKGRGAEWVKNPKSTANWLEREVGEILQEFFSGMPFPRHLSLEEQGRFVVGYYHQKYTKQKEAPEDIGSALNNESDAEEIEESQGE; encoded by the coding sequence ATGATTTTGGCTTCACTGGCGTGTTATTACCGCCGCTTGGCAACGCAAAACGATGATTTCGGCAACCCGAAAGTGCCGCCTTACGGCTTTAGCGAGGAAAAAATCGGCTGGATTTTGGTGTTGGATAAAGAAGGCCGTCTGCAAGATGCGGTGCCGAATTTAACGGCGGATAAAAAGCCGCAGCCGAAACTGATGAGCGTGCCGCGCCCTGAAAAGCGCACGTCGGGCGTTAAGCCGAATTTTCTGTGGGACAAAACCGCTTATGCCTTGGGCGTGGAAGCCAATAAAGACAAGGCGCAGGCGAAAACAGAACCTGTGGTGCCGTCTGAAAAAAACTTCGAGGCGTTCCGGCAATATCATTTGGAGTTGTTGCAACACGAACAAGACGAAGGCTTGCAGGCGCTCTACCGCTTTTTGCAACACTGGCAGCCTGCGCAGTTTGCCGATTATCCGTGCCTGTCTGAAACGCCGGATGCCAATGTGGTGTTTGCTTTGGATAAGCCTTCTGCCCTGATTCACAAGCGCGAAGCGGCGCAAACATTGTGGGCAGGCCGTCTGAAAAGCGACGAGGCCGAGCAGGGCTTGTGTTTAATCAGCGGCGAAGAAGCGCCGATTGCGCGACTGCATCCGGCGATTAAAGGCGTGTTCGGCGGACAGAGTTCGGGCGGATCGATTATTTCGTTCAATAAAGAATCCTTTGCTTCGTTTGGCAAAGAGCAAGGGGCGAATGCGCCGGTATCGGAAGTGTCGGCTTTCGCCTATACCACCGCGCTGAACTATCTGCTGCGCCGCGAAAACGGCCATTGCCTCACCATCGGCGATGCCAGCACGGTGTTTTGGGCGGAAGCCGCCGACAGCGAAACCGCCGCCGCTGCCGAAGATTTCTTTGCCGACATCATGACCCCGCCCGATGACGAGCAGCAAAGCCAAAAAGTATTCGGTATTTTGGAGCAAATCGCCAAAGGCCGCCCCTTGCAGGAAATCGCGCCCGATCTGTCGCCCGATACCCGCTTTTATATCTTAGGCTTGGCACCGAATGCGGCGCGGATTTCCATCCGATTTTGGCTGGATACCACTTTTGGGCAATTGGCTGTCAATATGGCAAGGTATCGGCAGGATTTGAAAATCGAACCGCCCGCATGGCGCGGCAAAGACCCTTCTGTGTGGCGGATATTGTTGGAAACCACGCCCAAGCGGAAAGGTGCAGACGGCCGTCTGAAAAAGTCCGACAGCAAAGATATTCCGCCGCAATTGGCAGGCGAATATATGCGGTCGATTTTAACGGGTAGGCCATACCCTAAAACCATGCTGTCGCGAATGATTGGACGGATACGTTCAGACGGCCATATTACCGGACTTCGGGTTGCCGTTATTAAGGCAGTATTAAATCGTAACAATCTTCACACTCAGGAGATTTCTATGGAAGTGAATAGCCAAAAAGACAATATCAAATTACCCGTTGGGTTGAACAAAGATGAAACGGATATTCCGTATCGTTTGGGGCGTTTGTTTGCCGTTTTAGAAGTGGCACAGGCTTCTGCACTAGGAAATTTGAATGCAACGGTGCGGGATAAATTTTACGGCAGTGCTTCTACTTCGCCACAATATGTTTTCCCGCGTTTACTTGAAAACTATAACAACCATATCGCAGTGTTGCGTAAAGGAAGGGGCGCCGAATGGGTTAAAAACCCAAAATCAACGGCAAACTGGTTGGAGAGGGAAGTAGGAGAAATTTTGCAGGAGTTTTTTTCGGGCATGCCGTTTCCGCGCCATTTGTCGTTAGAAGAGCAGGGGCGTTTTGTAGTGGGCTATTACCATCAAAAATATACTAAACAGAAAGAAGCCCCAGAAGATATTGGTTCTGCATTAAATAATGAGAGCGATGCAGAAGAAATTGAAGAATCCCAAGGAGAATAA
- the cas7c gene encoding type I-C CRISPR-associated protein Cas7/Csd2 has protein sequence MSIQNRYEFVYFFDVTNGNPNGDPDAGNMPRLDPESSKGLVTDVCLKRKIRNFVELASENQPGYEIYVKDKGVLNLQNKRAYEALGIESEAKKLPKDEAKARDITAWMCKNFFDIRTFGAVMTTEVNSGQVRGPVQLAFAQSIDPIVPLEISITRMAVTNEKDLEKERTMGRKYIVPYALYRVHGFISANLAAKTGFSDNDLAKLWEALQLMFEHDRSAARGEMAARKLIVFKHDTALGSLPAHKLFDAVKVERVSGESGTPASGFADYQIRVDSDGLNGVSVEELL, from the coding sequence ATGTCCATCCAAAACCGCTATGAATTCGTTTACTTTTTCGACGTAACCAACGGCAATCCCAACGGTGACCCCGACGCCGGCAATATGCCGCGCCTTGATCCCGAATCCAGCAAAGGCTTGGTTACCGACGTGTGCCTGAAGCGCAAAATCCGCAATTTTGTCGAACTCGCCAGTGAAAATCAGCCGGGCTACGAAATCTACGTGAAAGACAAAGGCGTGCTGAACCTGCAAAACAAACGCGCCTATGAAGCCTTGGGTATCGAATCCGAAGCCAAAAAACTGCCCAAAGACGAAGCCAAAGCCCGCGACATCACCGCTTGGATGTGCAAAAACTTCTTCGATATCCGCACCTTCGGCGCCGTGATGACCACCGAAGTCAACAGCGGCCAAGTGCGCGGCCCCGTGCAACTGGCGTTCGCCCAATCCATCGACCCCATCGTACCGTTGGAAATCTCCATTACCCGAATGGCTGTAACCAATGAAAAAGACCTCGAAAAAGAGCGCACCATGGGGCGCAAATACATTGTTCCTTATGCGCTTTATAGAGTACATGGTTTTATTTCAGCTAATCTAGCTGCTAAAACTGGCTTCTCCGACAACGATTTAGCGAAATTATGGGAAGCTCTGCAACTGATGTTTGAGCACGACCGCTCCGCCGCCCGCGGCGAAATGGCGGCGCGCAAACTCATCGTATTCAAACACGACACCGCCCTCGGCAGCCTGCCAGCGCACAAATTGTTCGACGCCGTTAAAGTCGAGCGCGTGAGCGGCGAAAGCGGCACGCCTGCATCGGGTTTTGCCGATTATCAAATCCGTGTCGATTCAGACGGCCTCAACGGTGTGAGCGTGGAAGAATTGCTGTAA
- a CDS encoding PIN domain-containing protein — translation MVNADKHYSALTIDTSIFERNGLKLNKGLLAQLHQFKDNPINLVLSDIVYLELKSHLNKKEKETKNKIDSDLNDASDYLNCCIDDIKRIKSLIKMDYEAGAISNLILEDFIKKSGIEIIKSEEYCEIKSLINMYFLHHAPFKESGNKKNEFPDAIALLSLQYWAECNDKNLLAVSADNDWKDFSEGKDNIDVIDDLAKAMDVLNRQSQALDSIVREIQSDLLENQNSEIFKRIYSVIEDDVNIFEIEAVSAYNYYIDDEQVNLIDVNILKENDGEEFKIYIVDINCYEIIISVACEVLCNIEATFNFSVWDSIDKEYVSLGMTTKTIETSYKTDVLVHLHGNFLDGLQNMNIDEIEVIDFLGVVDIGEISPFNNDEDYFTNY, via the coding sequence ATGGTTAACGCTGATAAACACTATTCTGCATTAACAATTGATACTTCAATTTTTGAAAGAAATGGATTGAAGTTAAATAAAGGATTGTTAGCTCAATTGCATCAATTTAAAGATAACCCAATAAATTTAGTTTTAAGTGATATTGTGTATTTAGAACTTAAGTCTCATCTAAATAAAAAGGAGAAAGAGACAAAAAATAAAATTGACTCGGATTTAAATGATGCTTCTGATTATCTGAATTGTTGTATAGATGATATAAAGAGAATTAAGTCGTTAATTAAGATGGATTATGAGGCTGGGGCTATATCCAATTTAATATTGGAAGACTTCATAAAAAAAAGTGGGATTGAAATTATTAAAAGTGAGGAATATTGTGAGATAAAATCTTTGATAAATATGTATTTTCTACATCATGCACCTTTTAAAGAATCAGGTAATAAAAAGAATGAATTTCCAGATGCTATTGCCTTATTATCATTACAGTATTGGGCAGAATGTAATGATAAGAATTTATTAGCTGTTAGTGCTGACAATGACTGGAAAGATTTTTCAGAAGGTAAAGACAATATTGACGTTATTGATGACTTAGCAAAAGCAATGGATGTATTGAACAGGCAAAGTCAAGCCTTGGACTCTATTGTTCGTGAAATACAATCGGATTTGTTAGAAAATCAAAATAGTGAGATTTTTAAAAGAATATATTCTGTTATTGAAGATGATGTGAATATTTTTGAAATTGAGGCTGTATCAGCATATAACTACTATATTGATGATGAACAAGTAAATTTGATAGATGTCAATATTCTTAAGGAAAATGATGGGGAGGAATTTAAAATATATATTGTTGATATTAACTGTTATGAAATTATCATCAGTGTTGCATGTGAAGTTTTGTGTAATATTGAAGCAACTTTTAATTTTTCAGTCTGGGATTCAATTGATAAGGAATATGTATCATTGGGTATGACAACAAAAACGATAGAAACATCATATAAGACGGATGTTTTAGTTCATTTGCATGGAAACTTCTTAGATGGATTGCAAAATATGAATATTGATGAGATAGAAGTTATTGATTTCTTAGGCGTGGTTGATATAGGAGAAATTTCTCCTTTTAACAACGATGAAGATTACTTTACGAATTATTAG
- the cas1c gene encoding type I-C CRISPR-associated endonuclease Cas1c: MRKLQNTLYITTQGSYLHKERETLVVELERKKLAQLPVHSIGHIFCFGNVLVSPFLMGFCGENNVNLAFFTENGRFLGRLQGRQSGNVLLRRAQYRLSEHNPVPIARHIIAAKIQSGKRVLQRRLRNHGEQEEVQAAVSALNFSLQQLKRAESLELIRGIEGDAAARYFGVFRHLLRENSGFAFDGRNRRPPRDGVNALLSFVYSILGKDISGALQGVGLDPQVGFLHADRPGRDSLAQDILEEFRAWWADRLVLSLINRGQVKPQDFVAEAGGAMNLKPEARKLLFQTLQAKKQEKIVHPFLQEEVAVGLLPHIQAMLLARHLRGDLAEYPPFLMR, encoded by the coding sequence ATGCGCAAGCTGCAAAACACGCTGTATATTACCACGCAGGGCAGTTATCTGCATAAGGAGCGGGAAACGTTGGTGGTGGAGCTGGAGCGCAAAAAGCTGGCGCAGTTGCCGGTGCATTCTATCGGGCATATTTTCTGTTTCGGCAATGTGCTGGTGTCGCCGTTTTTGATGGGGTTTTGTGGCGAAAACAATGTGAATCTGGCGTTTTTTACCGAAAACGGGCGTTTTTTGGGGCGGTTACAGGGGCGGCAGAGCGGCAATGTGTTGCTGCGGCGGGCGCAATATCGGCTGTCGGAGCACAATCCGGTGCCGATTGCACGGCATATTATTGCGGCGAAGATTCAGTCGGGCAAGCGGGTGTTGCAGCGGCGGTTGCGCAATCACGGCGAACAGGAGGAGGTGCAGGCGGCGGTGTCGGCGCTGAATTTCAGTTTGCAGCAGTTGAAGCGGGCGGAAAGTCTGGAGCTAATCCGCGGGATTGAGGGTGATGCGGCGGCGCGTTATTTCGGCGTGTTCCGCCATTTGCTGCGCGAAAACAGCGGTTTTGCTTTTGATGGTCGGAACCGCCGCCCGCCGCGCGACGGGGTGAATGCGCTGCTGTCGTTTGTGTACAGTATTTTGGGCAAGGATATCAGCGGTGCGCTGCAAGGCGTGGGTTTGGACCCGCAGGTGGGTTTTCTGCACGCCGACCGCCCGGGGCGCGACAGTTTGGCACAGGATATTCTGGAGGAATTCCGCGCGTGGTGGGCGGACAGGCTGGTGCTGTCGCTGATTAACCGCGGGCAGGTTAAGCCGCAGGATTTTGTTGCCGAGGCGGGCGGGGCGATGAATCTCAAGCCAGAGGCGCGTAAGTTGCTGTTTCAAACGTTGCAGGCGAAAAAGCAGGAAAAGATTGTGCATCCTTTTTTGCAGGAAGAGGTGGCCGTCGGCCTGCTGCCGCATATTCAGGCCATGCTGCTGGCGCGGCACCTGCGCGGCGATTTGGCGGAATATCCGCCGTTTTTGATGCGTTGA